From one Anopheles cruzii chromosome 3, idAnoCruzAS_RS32_06, whole genome shotgun sequence genomic stretch:
- the LOC128270474 gene encoding hatching enzyme 1.2, whose amino-acid sequence MGRTRLWIVVCGVWIVARGLDAAVVLPKIPDVLNPPVPDGIDLVEQSSFLADTEQDPEVTPGLFQGDMAMDNRMYRYWRVGLNWDVFPERVWPNGTVPYAISPLYEVDDQVTILQAIRTLNFMTCVNFVSWNGKDKDFLLVWPIKYPKGCWSYVGKIGGTQIVSLQPPDDRSPNCLGNEGRAIHELMHALGIFHEQSRADRDRFVKIIWDNIIPAFKSNFEKQSLKNTTYSFEYDYNSIMHYGKNYFSIGKGKPTIETKMPGIKLGQRLALSKTDCLKINDLYGCLDNPKISKKYYNLCKTLGI is encoded by the exons ATGGGAAGAACCCGACTATGGATTGTGGTTTGTGGAGTGTGGATCGTTGCTCGCGGTCTAGACGCAGCCGTGGTTCTACCCAAAATCCCGGACGTGCTGAATCCACCGGTACCGGACGGAATCGATCTGGTGGAACAGTCATCTTTCCTCGCAGACACCGAGCAAGATCCGGAAGTGACACCAGGGCTGTTCCAGGGTGATATGGCAATGGACAACCGAATGTACCGTTACTGGCGTGTGGGGCTCAACTGGGACGTCTTTCCCGAACGTGTGTGGCCAAACGGTACCGTTCCATACGCCATCAGCCCACTGTACGAGGTGGACGACCAAGTTACGATCTTGCAGGCCATCCGTACCCTAAACTTCATGACGTGCGTAAACTTTGTGTCGTGGAACGGGAAGGACAAAGACTTTCTGCTGGTCTGGCCGATCAAGTATCCAAAGGGTTGCTGGAGCTACGTTGGAAAGATTGGAGGAACGCAGATCGTGTCGCTACAGCCCCCGGACGACCGGAGCCCGAACTGTCTTGGTAATGAGGGCCGTGCCATACACGAGCTGATGCACGCGCTCGGCATCTTTCACGAGCAGTCGCGTGCCGATCGTGATCGGTTCGTGAAGATCATCTGGGACAACATCATACCCG CGTTCAAGTCAAACTTCGAGAAGCAATCGCTGAAGAACACAACCTACAGCTTCGAGTACGACTACAACAGCATCATGCACTATGGTAAAAACTACTTCAGCATCGGGAAGGGCAAGCCGACGATCGAAACCAAAATGCCCGGCATCAAGCTCGGGCAGCGGCTAGCCTTAAGCAAAACGGACTGCCTGAAGATCAATGATCTGTACGGTTGCCTGGACAATCCCAAAATAAGCAAAAAGTACTACAACCTCTGCAAGACTCTCGGCATTTAA